Below is a genomic region from Triticum dicoccoides isolate Atlit2015 ecotype Zavitan chromosome 5A, WEW_v2.0, whole genome shotgun sequence.
ATATATGGCTTTATTGACCTATTCCTAACCTTGAGTCAAAAGCTAGCGATCTGCTCAGGTTACATGATATGTAGTGGTAAATTGATGCAAGTCGTAACTGTTGCACCTTCACCCTCTCTTTCTGTGTTAATTTTTTATGGATTTTTTGgttattttatttgttttcttttgcttGTAGACTGGGCAGCTGGTGGTAGAGATGATGGAACTGAAATGTCAAGCAGTACATCACCTAATTGTCCTATCAGATAAGCTACCATAATGTGTTAATTGAACCCGTGATGTGCATTTTGCTTCTGATACGTacatgtttatttatttattaccttaTCAACATTTTGATATAATCCTGCAAACTGTGTATCCTCCTAGTATTTAAGCTGTTTGCGACCTATCTAGTAGATTGGGATCAAATTTGTTTCAGTTGTAAACAAGCTGCGTATTATGTGGTATTTTATTGGATGTGACCACTTGTGTTTCTTCTTGCACGTTTTGTATTCTTTTTCAAGGACCAAAGTCCCAGAGAGAATCATATAGTTCTCTCATGCACATATGTTCCTCAGATGTCACCACCTACGGTAGATCATATTTTGAGGGCAACCGCGATCTAGCTCCTATCTCCTGGCCCTacttcttagagcatctccaataggtgCCCTATAATAAGGCACTAAACTGTGGTTGGAGCAAAATTTGCCACCTAAAAGTGCTTTTTTACAACACCAAAAACCTCCCAACTCTAATAGATGCCTAAAACAGGTGTTGCAAAATACATCATGGTCGTCTTCTTGTGGGTGCCCTATTTTAAGGCACCTGTTGGAACAACACTTTGTCATACTAGAAGAATATATAATTTTCAGTCTCTATTTCATTGTGGACATTTAGACCAATAATCTTTCATATCCTCGATTTAGTCATATTAGCTATGTACTTGAACATTTTATGTCCTCACATGCCATGATAGGCAACTGCGGCACGATAATTCGGGGGCTCGGTGTTTTATTCTGGTGGAGGATGTTGCCATTTAAGACGGTAGGATCACCGtgatcttatttttcttcttctgattcttGTCAGTTAGGATAAGTTTGTCAGAGACTGGATGTTCAGTTTGTTGCGTAGATTAGATTTCCCTTGTTGATGTTTTCATCATGTAAGAAGTTTCAACCTACTACCTGTTTGCATCACCCCCTGGTCCCTAGTATAATCCTCTTCCCCACTTAGCCAAGTCATCCTGGCCGTCTATCTGGAGGTATTTACCAAGCTGTTGTCACCTGATGGAAACTGAAGACTATGTAAACAGTATAGTATCAGACTATCAGTACAAATCTACAGACGCCTCTTCCAATTTTGTGCCTCGTGTTACCTCTCTCtgtttgttactccctccgtcccgaattacttgtcgcaggtatggatgtatctagatgtattttagttctagatacatccatttctgcgacgagtaattggaacggagggagtagtttccaTCTGATATTTTTGCTAAACTGATTTACCTGGGAAGGTTCGAGCATTGACTCCATAACCCTTTTTTTTATAGAAAGGAAGCGATGCCCCCAGCATCTGCATTGTTTGATGTGCACATCCAATAAACTCTGTAACTATGTTGCCAGATTTTACGTTTGGAACTAGCTGAGAATTTACAGCTTAATCTTCGTCTGGGTGAGTAATGAGAATCAGAATTACTGATATTATTGTTTTCTTCGTAGTTAGCCGGAGCTGCTTAGAAGCCTCATGTGTGAACCGATCCCACATATATCAGAACCAATCACACGCTGAGAGAAGACATTTATTTGACAGCAGAATAAATAGGAGAGAACAAGTAATCCTGATGACTGGTAGCAACAATTCGTATCTAGTTGCTAGTGAAGATTGTGCAGAATTAGTCATGTCTGTGTTAACTATGTATTGGTTGTAGCTGGGCTTGATTTGTTGTTGGTTGACCATACAAGCACTTACATTTGGAGATCATCTTCAGTGTCAGATTGTTGTCATATTCTGTCAAGCACTGGCACCGGCGCCGGCGTCATATTCTGTGTGCTAGTCTGGACAAATCATGATTTTACTGGCTTAATAGTTATTGGCTGCTGCATGAATAGTTCTGATCACTGTACCAGAATACTGAATCAGTTATTATGAGAGAATGCTGAATGAGTGCTGCTGCTGTTTCTCTTGGATTATGCTTGTAGCAGGGAGGCACTACCTTTGTTTGGTCATCTGGACATTGCGACAATATCAGGCACATGTATGTGGCTCCTTCATCTTTACAGCCCATGTATATGCCACTGAAACCAAAATTGAGACTTCGCAGATACTGTCTAAATTCAGGTATGTGATTTTACTCACAGACTAATGACTAAACCCGACAATTTGTGTAGCAATGTATTAATATTTTTAGCATATACATCGACGTAAACATATACATAGGATTAGGAACAATCGAATCCAAAGAAGCAGAGACCTGTAAAACCTACTGGCCAAGCTAAATTCAACTTCCATCCAAAATTAACACGCAACTATCCGGGATTATTCGTGCATCCTTCTCTTTGCTGGCTATGAAGGCCTGAAGAAGCGTCAAGATCATTGGGAATAGACCTTGCCAGGCAGAGCCACCGGCCTGAGCTCACCACCATGGAGGAAACCGGCGAACCACTTGGCGGAGTGCTTCTGGTACCTCGTCCTCTCCTTGGAGCTGAAGTCCACACCGTAGAGGCCAAAGCCCATGCGGTAGCCGTAGAGGTACTCGAACACGTCCAGGAATGACCACACGAAATAGCCCTCCACATTCGAGCCGTACCTGACCACCCAGCAACAGAGAGGAAAATGGTGAGCAAACTGCATGAGTTTCTTTCAGGTGTCCTCTACTCAGATGAATGGATGGTGTTGGTACCTGCTGGATTGGAGGGTCGCCTCGATGTAATCCTGCAGGTACTGCGACCTGAACTCGTCGTCGGGGGCGTTCCCAGCAGAAGGATCCGCAATGCTGGCAGCTCCTGATGGATATGATCATTGACGAAATGGTACGTATTTCAGATTTATGAGTGATCAAAAGTTGATGACCTTACAGAATCATGCATTTTAAGGTAGCTGAAATTTCGGTCAGTAGAATTTACCATTCTCGTGGATCATGACCACAGGGTTCTTGTATTTGACCTGCAGATGCTCCAGCATTTTCCTCATAGACCACGCTGTTGATGACATCAGACCCATTTTCGACCCAAAGAGGAGCTGTTGCATTTAATTTTAGTCATGCAGACATACAAATGATTTAGTTTATTGGGAACAAAGTTCATTTTCAAACTAAACTGATTAGTAATGGAATGACTTGTATCATAAAATACCTGGTTCTTTGAGTTCAAAAATGGCACTGCAAGAATACATTTGCAGAAGAGTTAGGTTTCATTCCTCTCATTGCATTATGGCACATATAACACATGTTCTTACTGGTGTCATATTTCACGGCTGCATCACCCATGAAATCTCTCAGCTTCTGATCCAGTTTGCTAAGATCAGCCTTCACATATGCGGCACCGTAGTGGTTAAATCCTACAAAGTCAAAAGACCCAAGCACTCTCTTCAGCTCTTCAGCAGTGAAAGATGGTAGCCTGGACCCAACATTCTTCCTCATCACTGGGGGGTAGTCTCCATGTACCAATGGATGCATAAACCTGTGTCATGATCACAAGATCTTTAGCTGTAGTTACACACACATTCTAGCTGTCCTTGTTGAACTTGAACTGTAGAAGAACATACCATCCAATGTGGAAGTCATTCATCCTTGCAGCTGCTGCTATATCCTCAGGTGCTTGTGTCGCAGGCTCGTGCCACCAGCAGAGCAATGTGAGTCCAATTTTTCCTCCTTGCTTGGCCTGATTAACAAGAAATAAGAAGGAATATTGCACATGTGAGAATGGCTAATCTCAAATGAACATGTTGGTTCTGTAAAAGGTGGCATTGTTCCTAACCTGGTACTTCTCTTTATACAGGGACGCTGCTGAGGCATGTGCAAGCAGAAGATGGTGAGCTACTATGTAGGGCTCAGTGGTAGAGTTGCCATTGTTGCAATTGATGCCGAAGGGGGAGGAGCATCGCTGTGGTGGAAAGAATCCTATATCGTATCCGCCAATGGGCTCAATGTTTGGCTCATTCACGGTGCTCCAGTATTTCACCCTGTCACCAAAGTTCTTGAAGCACACATCCGCATACGCCGTGTAGTCATCTCTGCAACCATGTGACAAAAAAGGTAAGAAGAACCATTATTTTTTTCTTCCCTTATGAAATTGCACTTGCACTAATGACATTGAATAATAGGGCAAGACGAAATTACATGAATTTACGACTAAGCATCCCATGGTATTCATCTTGAAGAGCCTGAGGGAAGTCGAAATGATATATCGTCACGTGAGGCTGAATTCCTACAGGAAACACAGGAAGATGCACGATTTATCTCTGCACAGCTGGACATTTGGAAATCTTGTAATTTCATTCGTAAATGAAGGATTCAGTATGCCAAGGATCAAATACCATGACTCAGGAGTTCATTGATAAGGTTGTTGTAGTACTCCAGTCCCTTTGGATTGACAGCTCCTCGGCCATCTTCATGGATTGCAAACAGAAGTCAGTTCAGTGCCATTCTTAACTTCTCTGAAACACATTATTTAATACATGTGGTGCTTTTACTAATACTGTCGGTATGACCTTACCAggaataagccgaggccaggcaatGGAAAATCTATACGCGTCCACGCCCATCTGGCTCAAAAGCTTTACATCTTCCTGGTTGTTTATCCGAGTGAGTTTAGCACCCAATTCTTGTTCTGAAAATTCATCTGTTTAACATCACTTGGTCTCACAAACTAACCTTGTACTTATGATACTGATCTGCAGTCACATCAGCAGTGGCTCCATCAGCAGAGTAGCCTGTGGACGTTAAAACTCCATGTTACAATTCGCAATGCGATAATGCGTGGTAGATTCAGGCCCACAGGGCGTGGGGGAGCCTGTGAATAAACCTGAGTGTGTGAATGTGTCCCAGATGCTGGGTTTTCTTCCGTCCTCTGCAACCGCACCTTCAATCTGGAACCAGCCAAATATTCAGATCGGTACGCACAACAAAGTATTTTATATAAACTTGTTATCTGAATTCTGATTTCAGACAGCAGAGCCTTAAGAGCAAAGGCAGTTAGTTTTGACCATTCTCTctaatgattattattattattattattattattattattattattattgcttTGGCTGCTGAGATGATACAGTATGCTCATAAACGGAGGTTGCCAGTTGTTGCCTTGAAGTTGGATTTTCACAAAGCTTTTGATTCTGTCAGTTGGCACTGTCTGGATCAAGTGCTTGAGGCCCGAGGCTTCCCTTCAACCTGGAATCAGTGGGTTCGTTCTCTACTTTCCACCGGACGCTCTCGAGTTCTGATCAATGGTGAGATGGGCGATCCTATCCTTGCCAAACGAGGGTTCCGGCAAGGTGATCCTCTGTCCCCGTACCTCTTCATCTTAGTTGCGGACGTGCTGCAGAGGATATGTTGTCACCACTTCCAGGAGGGTACCCTGCTACATCCCCTGGGCTCGGACAGGTTCTTCCCAGTGCTACAGTATGCAGACGACACGTTGATAATGTTTCGAGGCGACTTGAAACAGGCGTCTGTCATCAAGAGCATCCTCACCTGCTTCTCAGACTTCTCTGGGCTGAAGATCAACTTCCACAAGAGCACGCTTGTACCTGTCTCTATGGATGCGTGTGTGGCTGATGAGATTGCCCAGCTCCTCGGCTGCCCTGTATCGGCCTTCCCTTGCACTTACCTGGGTTTGCCGTTGTCTCTACATAAGCTTACGCATGGCATGCTGCTTCCTGTTATTCATAAGGTGGATCGGAGACTGTCCGGTTGGCTGGCCACTTTCCTTTCCATGGGTGGAAGGCTCACCCTCATTAACTCTGTTCTTGCTGGCATCCCGAGTTATTTCATGTCATGTTTCCCCTGGCCCAAAGAATCCATCGACACTCTGGACAGTCTGTTGCGAGCTTTCTTCTGGCAGGGCAAAAACAAGGTCAAAGGAGGTCAGTGTCTTGTGGCATGGGACAAAGTTACTCTTCCTCGAGCAAATGGGGGCTTGGGCGTCCGAAACTTGCAAGCGCATGATCAGGCCATGCTATGCAAGTTCGTCACTAGAGTTCTGCAATTTTCTGAGGTTCCGTGTTACCAATGGTTCGCCACACAATACTGTAAGAGAGATGTGCCTCACAGTTCTGGTAGCAGGGACACGGCCATGTGGAGAGGTTTCAAGGAGTACATTCCTTTGGTGATCAGCTCGTCGCGCTGTGTGCTGGGCTCTGGTGACCTAATCTCCTTTTGGCATGATCAGTGGCTCCAGGTTGGCAGGTTAAGGCAGGTCTTCCCGGTGCTCTTCTCTTTTGCCAGAAGGCCAACCTGCTCGGTTCGGTCCCAGTTCAGTCATGGTTCCTGGGTGGTGCAGCTTCACCCAAACCTTACCCATGCGGCCGCAATGGAGTTAGCAGCCCTCCATCTTCTCCTTCAAGAGGTGGCCCCTGACGATGCAGCCGAGGACGCTCGTTCTCCGTCAGTAACTGGGAGCCGCATAAGCACCAGTTATTTTTACCAGTTGCTCACCTTCCGAGGGGTCAAGTGTGCAGCAGAATCATGGATTTGGGACTCGTTAATCCCCCTCAAGCATAGAACGTTCCTTTGGTTAGCTTTCTGGGGGAGGCTTAACACTAGAGATAACATGTTCAGGAAAAGCTGGTCTGCCATTGCTCCGTTTGCCGACTGCGATACCTGCCCTGCGTTAGAGAGCATTGGTCACCTTGTGTTGCATTGCAGGGCAGCATCTGCTTTATGGAACACCTTGGGGTTGGGATCCTTGGCGCTTGCATCATCCGACATCCTTTCTTTTGTCGAAGCAGCTGGTACGCGAAATGGAATGTGGCTTTTGCTGCTTGTGCTGTCACTGCATGGCATGCCCGCAATGATCGAGTTTTTCATTCAAAGCTATGGTCAGGTATTATGCAGCTGATCTCATTCGACTATGGAGCAACAGGACAAATAGGCAGCAAGACAAGACTGATCTTCTCTTCTGGTGTACTGGCTAATCTGCCAACTCTGCTGTTGCTTTCCCCTCCTTGCTCCTGTAGTCTTCCTCCCCTTACCAATCTCTTCTTCTTGTGTTTTGCACCTGGGTGCACTTCACAAGACCAATGTAACATGTGACTTTCACAGGTTTCTAACCTGTTTTGAAATATAAGGTTGGCACTCAGCcaccttttctttaaaaaaaaaatTTTGGACCCCTTTTTCTTAGTTTTTACCCTTGTCTGAATTCTCAGGTCCTAACCCGTAGCAACATAAGATGGACCGCTATTTTTTTTCTCCCTCCACTCTAGAGTCTTGAGAGCTTTGGGATATTTATGGTTCCAATCCTGCAAACATGACCGCCTATTTGCAGCTTTCACTTATTAAGATGCTCTGTTTCGCTCCAGCCAAAACCAGAAAGAAGTAGCCGAAAGAGAAATTAGCCTGGTGACGTCGAAATGAAGTCGACGAAAGAAACTGGTGAGGAAATGGCATTTGGGTTGTTTTCTGAAAGACTATGGGACGAAAACGTCGTTGGCAGGAACAGAGTGTAAGCATAGGCTGCCTGTGACTAGTTGCTTAACTTTTTATTACTTTTTTTTATAATAAAAGGAGGAATCTTCTAACTGAAACCGCCACGTCTTTTTACAACTACCAAAAGAAACTGGTTGGTTAACTGGGATTGACTTTAGGGATATGACGTTAGAAAGAAAGCTTTGTGCCTGTGACTGGTTGCTTAACTTTTTATTACTTTTTTTATAATAAAGGGAGCATCCTCTCCGATTTCATTTAACTGAAACCACCATGTCTTTTTGCAAAACTACCAAAAGAAACTGGTTGCGTAACTTGGATCGAGTTTAGGGATATGACATTAGAAAGAAAGCTTTGTGTTGGACCCTGAATTTAAGCAACTGCACGTCATGAACTACTTCCACAGTTTTGACTTTTTTGGACATTGGACCACCCTGCTGTTGCATCAACACAAGTACAAGTATACTCAGGAATGAAACATTAGTTATCCAGCATCGCCACATGCCCACATTGTTCATTCGCCTCTGATCAGATTAGGAAAAAAAACATGGCCAGAACAcgtggaaagaaaagagaaaaaatgcTCTTTGGCCGCGGAAATTTCATGTCCGTTACTTTGTTGCGCGCCCTGTTCCACCCGTCCGATTGATGGCTCAGTTCACTTTAACAATATATATAGGACGTGTCACGTGTGACCGAAAATGTCGTCGAGAAAAAGGCAAGGAGCAGCTGGTGAAGAAAAAAGGGAAGGCCAGGGGCAGGAAAATGACACAAGGAAAGGGAAAACCGCACACCGGCACACGGTATGCAAATGCAACCCCTCTAATATTTCCTTTGAAGgccctccgtcctataatataggacgtttttgcaagctagcatagcttatattgtgggacggagggagtaataaagagGAGATCTTTCGATGCTTGCATGTATGAACGTTTTTTTTTATTTTGAGAGAGATGATGATGCTAGATATTGcccgcaaaaataaataaatagaggaCATCGACCAACAAGTCAGCATGTGCCACTTGGCAGCAATTCCATGCCCTGCACAAAGATAAAGATAAAAATACTATCTCCGTCCCTAATTAgttatcttagatttgtctagatacgagaTATATATCCGTATCTAGAAAATTTTATCTAAGACaactaattcggaacggagggagtagtacactaGTAGTACTGTTCTTGATACTAATAGCACAGAAGCAAGTACGTTTGTTTCCTGATGGAGAAATTTGTACTAGGTTACATAGTTTCTCTGAAAAATTCAAAAACATAGTTTCTCTGTCTGTTTCAATTACGGAGATTTTCGTGTGGCTGTCAGCTGCGACAGGAGAAATCCCTAGGACGCACGAACCACCGGCGATATACTAGTACGATGCATGCAACGGCGAGGGCGAGGGCTAGGGCGAGGCGGGTGGCCGGGCCTGGCCGGCGTGAGCTGAGTGGCATAGCAGTGCGCCGCGTACCTGGTAAGCGGAGGAGCCGGTGCCGAAGACGAACCCTTGGGGGAAGTCGCCTTTGGTGATGGCCGCGGCGGCGGCCCCTTGAGACGCGACGGCGAGTAGGAGGAGAAGGACGCAGGAGatcgccctcgtcgccggcgtccgGCCGGCTGTCCTCATCGCCTATATATAGACAGCTGCTGCTAGCTCTGTCGTCGATTCACCGGCACTGCGCGCTGTCTCGGCGGTGGTGGTGGGTgatgaactgatgctgggtgatggTCTCTTTATATGCCGTTCCCGGTGCTCTGCGGCCGCTAAGGCTTGGGAATGGCATGGCTGCGAGTGCGTGTGTATGTGTGGTATAGGACTGGCGTCAGCGTCGTGGTCGGCCGTCGGAAGAAAAGGAATCTGGCCTCCTGACCGGTGACCTCGCCGGACCGGCTGCGTGTAACGCCAGACAGAGTGGACGGAGCCGCACGCAAGCGAGCAGCGAGAGCCGCTCTGTGGGGGCTAGGCCCACCACGTCGGCTGACCACCGCTCTCGGCCACGTCGACCCACTGATCCTGCGACTTCCAAGCCTAGCGGTGCAGCTGTACCTGTACTCGACTGAAAAAGTCCCAGATACACAGGCTACTTTTTTAGTGAACTGCTTTTGTTTAATTAAGGATAAGGAAAATTGCACAGGAAGCCGACATCAGGTCCCCATCTTTCTCTTTTGTCGAGATGAATCCAATCATGGATTCCAAATCGGAGACATTTCACCCATACCCACGCACAGCAGATGTGTCACCTGTTTTCTCTCCCCTCCCATGTCTCTAATACGGCAGCAGCATTTTCTCGAGCACCTTGAGTGCGTTCGCCAACGACAACCTGCCTGAGCTCGAGGCCGGCCATCACCCGCTGGTGGTGGCCGCACCACGGCCACGGCCACCGCCGCGCTAGGACCGATGTTATTTTATAGAGCGCCACCCCGCCGGGATGAGTTTTTTTTTTGTTCGACAAATCTGTCTGACCCTTTCGTGATAGTTGAACCACATACAGTTTCTGTTCTAAACCACTCCAAGTGTTGGAATCTGGCCTACAGGTCGACTCCAGAGCGTCCCTCCCAATGTCGGGCTCCATTCTCTTCCGCACTGAAGCCGTTTCCCTTTCTGGCAAGATGATAGTGGCAACAGACCTGCCAAGTTTGGCTTTAGCGCTCTTATATTTcttgacagagggagtactattgaATGAAAATTGAGATTTTGCAGCATTGCAGGTTCTATTTAAATGCAGGTACGTGATTTCGATCTCGAACTGCTGACTAGATCCAACATCTTGTATATCGACATATTACTATTTTCCGCATATACATGAATACATCAGCATAGACATACGTATATATTAGGATCAACCCAATCCAGAGAAGCAGAGACCTATATATGAACCCTACTGCCCAAGCAAAATTCAATTTCCATCCAAAAACAACACCCCACCATCCTCCCAGTCCCAGGCTTATTCGTACATTCTCCTCTTCGTGGGCTACAGAATCTTGAAGTGTGACAAGATCACTGGGAATAGGCCTGGCCGGGCAGAGCCACCGGCCTGAGCTCGCCGCCACGGAGGAAGCTGGTGAACCACTTGGCGGAGTGCCTCTGGTACCTCGTCCTCTCCTCGGAGTTGAAGTCGACGCCGTAGAGACCGAAGCCCATGCGGTAGCCGAACAAATACTCGAACACGTCCAGAAACGACCACACGAAGTAGCCCTGCACGTTCGACCCGTTCCTGCTCACCCAGCAACAGAGAGGAGAATGGTCAGATAGCTGTGTCAATATGTTTCGGGTGTCATGTCACTCTTGTACTAAGATGAATGTGTTGGTACCTGCTGGATTCGAGGGTCGCCTCGATGTAATCCTGCAGGTACTGCGACCTGAACTCGTCGTCGGGGGCGTTCCCAGCAGAAGGATCCGCAATGCTAGCAGCTCCTGATAATTAAATATGAACATTGAAGACATGATATTTCAGGTTGATGATTCCTTGGGATCATGATGTTTTAGGGTAGCTGAAACTTCTGTTTTAGTAGAATTTACCGTTCTCATGGATCATGACTATAGGGTTCTTGTATTTGAGCTGGAGATGCtccagcattttcttcagagcccaCGGTGTCGATGTCATGAAATCGCTTTTCAACCCAAACAGGAGCTGTTACAGTTTAATTTTAGCCACACAGACACACATATGATTTAGTTATGTTGGGAACAAAGTTCATTTCCCAACTAAATTGATTATTAGGGATGAAATGCATTGTATCGTCAAATACCTGGTTCTTCTTCAAAAATGGCACTGCAAGAAATACATTTGCAGAGGAGTTAGGTTAATTCATTTCTCTCATTGCACTACTGTGGCATATATAACACATGACAAGACTAGGTTATTAGAATGCTTACTGTCATATTGCACTGCTGCATCACCCATGTAATCTCTCAGCTCATCATCCAGCATGCTAAGATCAGCCTTCACATATACCGCAATGTAGTGGTTAAATCCGACAAAATCGAAAGATCCGAGCACCCTCTTCAGTTCTTCGCCGGTGAATGATGGTAGCCTGGACCCAACATTCTTCCTCATCACCGGGGGGTAATCTCCGTGGACCAACGGATGCATATACCTGTGCCATGATCACATTATCTTTAGCTGTTGTTACACTCAAATTATAGCCGTTTCTATGAAACTTGATGTCTAGAGGAGAACAGACCATCCAACATGGAAGTCATTCATCCTTTCAGCTGCTGCTATATCCTCAGGTGTTTGTGTCGCAGGCTCGTACCACCAACCGAGCAATGTGAGTCCAATTTTGCCTCCTTGCTTGGCCTGATTGTCAAGAAATAGAAGGGAATATTACACCTGTGAGAATGGCTATCCCAAATGAACAGTTGGTTCAGTAAAAGGTGGCATTCGTTCCTAACCTGGTACTTCTCTTTATACAGGGA
It encodes:
- the LOC119302258 gene encoding beta-glucosidase 31-like — protein: MRTAGRTPATRAISCVLLLLLAVASQGAAAAAITKGDFPQGFVFGTGSSAYQIEGAVAEDGRKPSIWDTFTHSGYSADGATADVTADQYHKYKEDVKLLSQMGVDAYRFSIAWPRLIPDGRGAVNPKGLEYYNNLINELLSHGIQPHVTIYHFDFPQALQDEYHGMLSRKFIDDYTAYADVCFKNFGDRVKYWSTVNEPNIEPIGGYDIGFFPPQRCSSPFGINCNNGNSTTEPYIVAHHLLLAHASAASLYKEKYQAKQGGKIGLTLLCWWHEPATQAPEDIAAAARMNDFHIGWFMHPLVHGDYPPVMRKNVGSRLPSFTAEELKRVLGSFDFVGFNHYGAAYVKADLSKLDQKLRDFMGDAAVKYDTMPFLNSKNQLLFGSKMGLMSSTAWSMRKMLEHLQVKYKNPVVMIHENGAASIADPSAGNAPDDEFRSQYLQDYIEATLQSSRYGSNVEGYFVWSFLDVFEYLYGYRMGFGLYGVDFSSKERTRYQKHSAKWFAGFLHGGELRPVALPGKVYSQ
- the LOC119302259 gene encoding beta-glucosidase 31-like; translated protein: MMAVAKALSSVLLLLLLVAVATPEAAAATITKRDFPPGFIFGTGSSAYQIEGAVAEDGRKPSIWDTFTHSGHSVDGSNADVTADQYHKYKEDVKLLSDMGVDAYRFSIAWPRLIPDGRGAVNPKGLEYYNNLIDELLAHGIQPHVTIYHFDFPQALQDEYNGMLSRKFIDDYTAYAEVCFKNFGDRVKYWSTVNEPNIEPIGGYDQGILPPRRCSFPFGALSCDNGNSTTEPYIVAHHLLLAHASAASLYKEKYQAKQGGKIGLTLLGWWYEPATQTPEDIAAAERMNDFHVGWYMHPLVHGDYPPVMRKNVGSRLPSFTGEELKRVLGSFDFVGFNHYIAVYVKADLSMLDDELRDYMGDAAVQYDMPFLKKNQLLFGLKSDFMTSTPWALKKMLEHLQLKYKNPIVMIHENGAASIADPSAGNAPDDEFRSQYLQDYIEATLESSRNGSNVQGYFVWSFLDVFEYLFGYRMGFGLYGVDFNSEERTRYQRHSAKWFTSFLRGGELRPVALPGQAYSQ